From Rubrivirga sp. SAORIC476, a single genomic window includes:
- a CDS encoding T9SS type A sorting domain-containing protein, which translates to MLRLHSVCLLVLALTLGASANAQGALDDTTAWEPLGDARQQLQAFTFSGDPDHPTIWGGDSGVYRLDQIDGAWEQVFFFPQGGPMLFLGDPFGEPPPDTLFVGRGLYRSVDGGETFDRVESPAGGSDGRISPGGALDQFPPDSPYPGRLVSGDPPTTVYSDDGGDTWTRAETTPYFQAFRLHTFRSGRVVAAGFYGAILSRDGGQTYEPVPALYDTTRIGFDLTEMVMLDGFVTGRPGESGEGRLLVVGTQAGRPSTYVWASDDEGETWREIYAFEYSGSLSITDLPALGGGGPGWAVASDAFAGRVWATTDGGETWRRIGKVPGVGSNDTVSEVVEVGPDGRLYAGTVRIGNLASWSYRSRGRVAEAMQPVAREVEPGVPVSVGVSVWPNPTGGAVTVGLSLVSPQAVRVSVLDALGREVAVVHDGAATDGQRLRLDTEGWPVGAYTVRVTTEAAGPGRGAGQASAGLTVVR; encoded by the coding sequence ATGCTGCGTCTGCATTCCGTCTGCCTCCTCGTGCTCGCCCTCACGCTGGGGGCGAGCGCCAACGCCCAGGGCGCGCTCGACGACACGACCGCCTGGGAACCCCTCGGCGACGCCCGGCAGCAACTCCAGGCGTTCACCTTCTCCGGCGATCCCGACCACCCCACCATCTGGGGTGGGGACTCTGGCGTCTACCGCCTCGACCAGATCGACGGGGCATGGGAGCAGGTCTTCTTCTTCCCACAGGGCGGGCCGATGTTGTTCTTGGGCGATCCCTTCGGCGAGCCCCCTCCCGACACGCTCTTCGTCGGACGAGGCCTCTACCGTTCCGTCGATGGCGGCGAGACCTTCGATCGAGTCGAGAGCCCGGCCGGTGGGTCGGACGGACGCATCAGCCCGGGTGGCGCCCTTGACCAGTTCCCGCCCGACTCGCCCTACCCCGGCCGCCTCGTCTCCGGCGACCCGCCCACAACCGTCTACTCCGATGATGGCGGCGACACCTGGACCCGCGCTGAGACCACGCCTTACTTCCAGGCCTTCCGCCTCCACACCTTCCGCTCTGGCCGCGTCGTCGCGGCGGGGTTCTACGGCGCCATTCTCTCGCGTGACGGCGGGCAGACCTACGAGCCTGTGCCCGCGCTCTACGACACGACGCGGATCGGCTTTGATCTCACGGAGATGGTGATGCTCGACGGCTTCGTGACGGGCCGCCCGGGCGAATCCGGGGAGGGGCGCCTGCTGGTGGTCGGCACGCAGGCGGGCCGTCCGAGCACGTATGTATGGGCCTCGGACGACGAGGGCGAGACGTGGCGTGAGATCTACGCCTTCGAGTACAGCGGCTCGCTCTCGATCACCGACCTGCCGGCCTTGGGGGGGGGCGGCCCGGGCTGGGCGGTGGCCTCCGACGCGTTCGCGGGCCGGGTTTGGGCGACGACCGACGGCGGGGAGACGTGGCGGCGGATCGGGAAGGTGCCGGGGGTGGGGAGCAACGACACGGTCTCGGAGGTGGTGGAGGTGGGCCCGGATGGCCGGTTGTACGCGGGGACGGTGCGGATCGGGAATCTGGCATCGTGGTCGTACCGGTCGCGAGGCCGGGTGGCGGAGGCGATGCAGCCGGTAGCGCGCGAGGTGGAGCCCGGGGTGCCCGTCTCGGTGGGCGTGTCGGTCTGGCCGAACCCGACGGGCGGGGCGGTGACGGTGGGGCTGTCGCTGGTGTCGCCGCAGGCGGTGCGGGTGAGCGTGCTCGACGCGCTGGGCCGCGAGGTGGCGGTCGTCCACGATGGCGCGGCGACGGACGGCCAGCGGCTCCGGCTGGACACGGAGGGCTGGCCGGTGGGCGCCTACACAGTCCGCGTCACCACCGAGGCCGCAGGTCCCGGGCGCGGGGCGGGGCAGGCGAGCGCAGGGCTGACGGTCGTGCGATAG
- a CDS encoding FHA domain-containing protein, which yields MRVKLIVVHSERGGEPRSYVLDQDAIVIGRAGTCDLPLDDPDRVVSKQHAELRVEGDALRAVDLGSKNHTFVDGERVGMNGLPVRDGAVLTMGPFQVTVQIERDVMVADDLDRTVFGAAFNPVGEEAEALASALGDLRRAFGGLAQPDRADALRMALRGALGPGPDADVLAALVAPGDPLAPAVPAPSPLAAPPPIDPPPGWPDAAPPADDIFGGPIPGGDPFGDPVSDPFAVPPPASATPPAPAPPPVPDGPDDLHRALAAVVVRLISIPGKFRHEFLGHTVIHAPETAFLFDADEAALLRHLTTDDPALRADRLRLLDDAAEAVLQHHQSLLEGYRAAAKEGAAVLVNGLDPDVIGDQAKAGGLLQGKERAILDLVRERCAMMRGEDFAAAERRVYRPIFSRAYLDTLAHARAASSSTP from the coding sequence ATGAGAGTCAAGCTGATCGTCGTCCACTCCGAGCGCGGCGGCGAGCCGCGGTCCTACGTGCTGGACCAGGACGCGATCGTGATCGGCCGGGCAGGCACCTGCGACCTGCCCCTCGACGACCCCGACCGCGTCGTCAGCAAGCAGCATGCCGAGCTGCGCGTCGAAGGCGACGCCCTGCGCGCGGTCGACCTGGGCAGCAAGAACCACACGTTCGTGGACGGCGAGCGCGTCGGCATGAACGGCCTGCCCGTCCGCGACGGCGCCGTGCTCACGATGGGCCCCTTCCAGGTGACCGTCCAGATCGAACGCGACGTGATGGTGGCCGACGACCTCGACCGGACCGTCTTCGGGGCCGCCTTCAACCCGGTCGGCGAGGAGGCCGAGGCGCTCGCCTCCGCCCTCGGCGACCTCCGCCGTGCCTTCGGCGGCCTCGCCCAGCCCGACCGCGCCGACGCCCTCCGGATGGCCCTCCGCGGCGCCCTCGGCCCCGGCCCCGACGCCGACGTGCTGGCCGCGCTCGTGGCCCCCGGCGACCCGCTCGCGCCCGCCGTCCCCGCACCGTCGCCGCTGGCCGCGCCGCCGCCCATCGACCCGCCGCCCGGCTGGCCGGACGCCGCGCCTCCTGCCGACGACATCTTCGGCGGCCCCATCCCCGGCGGCGACCCGTTCGGCGACCCGGTCTCGGACCCGTTCGCCGTGCCGCCTCCCGCCTCGGCGACGCCGCCAGCGCCCGCACCGCCCCCGGTGCCAGACGGCCCCGACGACCTGCACCGCGCGTTGGCGGCCGTGGTGGTCCGCCTGATCAGCATCCCCGGCAAGTTCCGGCACGAGTTCCTGGGCCACACCGTCATCCACGCCCCCGAGACGGCATTCCTCTTCGACGCCGACGAGGCCGCGCTCCTGCGCCACCTCACCACCGACGACCCGGCTCTCCGCGCCGACCGCCTCCGCCTGCTCGACGATGCCGCCGAGGCGGTCCTCCAGCACCACCAGAGCCTGCTGGAGGGCTACCGCGCCGCTGCCAAGGAGGGCGCTGCCGTTCTCGTCAACGGCCTCGACCCCGACGTGATCGGCGACCAGGCCAAGGCGGGCGGCCTGCTCCAGGGGAAGGAGCGCGCCATCCTCGACCTCGTCCGCGAGCGCTGCGCGATGATGCGCGGCGAGGACTTCGCCGCCGCCGAGCGCCGCGTCTACCGTCCGATCTTCTCCCGCGCCTACCTCGACACCCTGGCGCACGCCCGCGCCGCGTCCTCCTCGACCCCATGA
- a CDS encoding serine/threonine-protein kinase, producing MAAPPDPADLPDDAPEAEQAEALFDRLLAGPLHLAGADGLEAPTHAGPWVLGARIGTGGLSTVYVAIRPTAAGPQRAAVKLAKRSGDETAALFAHEARLLQRLPTPAVAHLLDAGESADGRAYLALERIEGRSVSAVARDQTVWERLLLLWRVCRAVDGLHQQEVVHGDLKPDHLVLRPDGTVVVLDLGLARDLRDPAAPASGRRLGLTPEFAAPEQILGEPVGTAADVYALGLVIREVLEGRRTHVPWAVGGETDAEIDLSEAAPGASGALIGRYVGEVLRTALQTDPARRYPTAGVLACALDDVLDAVAEAPRLA from the coding sequence ATGGCCGCCCCACCAGACCCGGCCGACCTCCCCGACGACGCGCCCGAGGCCGAGCAGGCCGAGGCGCTGTTCGACCGACTCCTCGCCGGCCCCCTCCACCTCGCCGGGGCCGACGGTCTGGAGGCGCCGACCCACGCCGGACCCTGGGTCCTCGGCGCGCGGATCGGCACGGGCGGCCTGAGCACCGTCTACGTCGCCATCCGCCCGACGGCCGCCGGGCCGCAGCGTGCGGCCGTCAAGCTGGCCAAGCGCTCCGGCGACGAGACGGCCGCCCTGTTCGCCCACGAGGCCCGCCTCCTGCAACGCCTGCCGACCCCCGCCGTCGCCCACCTCCTCGACGCGGGCGAGAGCGCCGACGGCCGGGCCTACCTCGCCCTGGAGCGCATCGAGGGGCGGTCCGTGAGCGCCGTCGCGCGCGACCAGACCGTCTGGGAGCGGCTCCTGCTGCTGTGGCGCGTCTGCCGCGCCGTCGACGGCCTCCACCAGCAGGAGGTGGTCCACGGCGACCTCAAGCCCGACCACCTCGTCCTCCGCCCGGACGGGACCGTCGTGGTGCTCGACCTCGGGCTGGCGCGCGACCTCCGCGACCCGGCGGCGCCCGCGAGCGGCCGGCGGCTCGGCCTCACGCCCGAGTTCGCCGCGCCCGAGCAGATCCTCGGCGAGCCCGTCGGCACCGCGGCCGACGTGTACGCGCTGGGGCTCGTGATCCGCGAGGTGCTGGAGGGCCGCCGCACGCACGTCCCCTGGGCCGTCGGCGGCGAGACGGACGCGGAGATCGACCTCTCGGAGGCCGCCCCCGGTGCGTCGGGCGCCCTCATCGGGCGTTACGTTGGGGAGGTTCTCCGGACGGCCCTCCAGACCGACCCGGCACGGCGGTACCCCACGGCCGGCGTCCTCGCCTGCGCCCTGGACGACGTGCTCGACGCGGTCGCCGAGGCGCCCCGTCTCGCGTGA
- the icmH gene encoding type IVB secretion system protein IcmH/DotU — MADDAPRPDDDDATRIYRPYGSPPPEESEPAPNPFAPDAPSSGSPDPFSADPFAPSRPSAPDPFASDPFAPDPPAPPPGPPASRAPSADPFAPDPSPEPSAPDPSPTDLFGPPVDFDPPAAPPSPAASMVDPFAPDPPAPAAPDPYAPPPTPQPPDPFTPVSGPPPADPFAPPPPDPFAPPAEDPFAPSAPDPFRGGEAASDPFAPAPSPAEDPFVPPAPSPPTLEPPPAPRPGPFAVTPADPFAPPPPVPAPAPPERAPDPFTVQPGTATDDPFAALKGPGLGGGGGGFDSSIRDHPLGGDGAMDLPDAFGTERTLAGAFTPVFSLILQLRAADRLGDGTALRQRIEALLSDAAHAARDLGVPTADIDEATFAVVAFLDEAILATDWPGHGAWSSQPLQLTHYDRYDAGEQVFERLKRLLDEGGTRTAVLEVYYLCLALGFKGRYAIHGREVLRRLVDDLHGRLERAHGAPGVLSPRGRSREVPTEAEKGGIPTWALWVGAAVLVALLYIGLSVSLSGAARDTADDLRSLSAAPAE, encoded by the coding sequence ATGGCCGACGACGCCCCCCGCCCCGACGACGACGACGCGACGCGGATCTACCGCCCGTACGGAAGCCCTCCGCCCGAGGAGAGCGAGCCTGCGCCGAACCCGTTCGCGCCGGACGCCCCGTCCTCCGGGTCGCCAGACCCCTTCTCGGCGGACCCCTTCGCGCCCTCCCGGCCGTCCGCTCCGGACCCGTTCGCGTCGGACCCCTTCGCCCCGGACCCCCCCGCCCCGCCCCCGGGACCGCCCGCCTCGAGGGCGCCGTCGGCCGACCCGTTCGCGCCCGATCCCTCGCCCGAACCGTCTGCACCAGATCCGTCACCGACCGACCTCTTCGGGCCGCCGGTCGACTTCGACCCCCCTGCGGCGCCCCCGTCGCCCGCGGCGAGCATGGTGGACCCGTTCGCGCCGGATCCGCCCGCTCCTGCCGCGCCCGACCCGTACGCGCCGCCGCCTACGCCCCAGCCGCCGGACCCGTTCACGCCGGTCTCGGGGCCGCCCCCGGCCGATCCCTTTGCGCCGCCCCCGCCGGACCCGTTCGCGCCCCCCGCCGAGGACCCCTTCGCGCCGTCAGCGCCGGATCCGTTCCGTGGCGGCGAGGCCGCGTCCGACCCGTTCGCGCCCGCCCCGTCCCCGGCCGAGGACCCGTTCGTGCCTCCGGCACCGTCCCCTCCGACCCTGGAGCCGCCGCCCGCACCCCGGCCCGGTCCGTTCGCGGTGACGCCGGCCGACCCGTTCGCGCCGCCGCCGCCGGTCCCCGCGCCCGCGCCGCCCGAGCGCGCGCCCGACCCGTTCACGGTCCAGCCCGGCACCGCTACCGACGACCCGTTCGCCGCGCTCAAGGGCCCCGGCCTCGGCGGCGGGGGCGGCGGCTTCGACTCGTCCATCCGCGACCACCCGCTGGGCGGCGACGGGGCGATGGACCTGCCCGACGCGTTCGGCACCGAGCGGACGTTGGCGGGCGCCTTCACTCCGGTCTTCTCGCTCATTCTCCAGCTCCGCGCCGCCGACCGGCTGGGCGACGGCACCGCGCTGCGCCAGCGCATCGAGGCGCTCCTCTCCGACGCCGCCCACGCCGCCCGCGACCTCGGCGTGCCCACTGCCGACATCGACGAGGCCACGTTCGCGGTCGTCGCCTTCCTCGACGAGGCCATCCTCGCGACCGACTGGCCGGGCCACGGCGCGTGGTCCTCGCAACCGCTCCAGCTGACGCACTACGACCGCTACGACGCGGGCGAGCAGGTCTTCGAGCGCCTCAAGCGGCTCCTCGACGAGGGCGGCACGCGGACGGCCGTGCTGGAGGTCTACTACCTCTGCCTCGCGCTCGGCTTCAAGGGCCGCTACGCGATCCACGGCCGCGAGGTGCTGCGACGGCTCGTGGATGATCTCCACGGGCGCCTGGAACGGGCGCACGGCGCGCCGGGCGTGTTGTCGCCGCGGGGCCGCTCGCGCGAGGTGCCCACCGAGGCCGAGAAGGGCGGCATCCCGACGTGGGCCCTGTGGGTCGGCGCGGCCGTCCTCGTGGCGCTCCTCTACATCGGCCTCAGCGTGTCGCTCTCGGGCGCCGCCCGCGACACCGCCGACGACCTCCGCTCCCTCTCCGCCGCTCCGGCCGAGTAG
- the tssM gene encoding type VI secretion system membrane subunit TssM, with protein MTPRSILFSVLGAAGIGGVLLTLLRYGMPMTTILLLVIGLLVTAVGALAASAMKARRNKGGNIEDALKAQSAREAAQVAPDRKAEIDRMQTSFDEAIARLKASSLGGGGFFGKGKKALYALPWYLFVGPPGAGKTTALLESGLRFPAGAERVRGVGGTRNCDWFFTDEAILLDTAGRYTTEDEDREEWNAFLDALKDSRPDRPVNGVLVGISAQDLLGDERDLEDHADTIRRRVDELVGQLGLRLPVYLVVTKTDLVPGFVEFFGELDREAREQVWGATVEPYSTADPQEVVEREFDGLMERLRPLRNQRLSRNLRREERQRVYDFPLEFGAMRDRLARFSGLVFAPSPLADGPLFRGFYFTSGTQEGAPIDRVIGALAQQFGLRTPPPPRPPEQPKSYFLKDVFTDVVFPDQHVARRTKRAAGATWRAMTRTGLAALGVAALAAILLGFAGARSSLQMRRVLDRAQEATQAVFRTDGARYSDVNRLERMREEVDALIAPSPLRRTLLLGLDRSSTLREPAQRLYYAEARELVAVYAMTRLRASLERSRRFNEPDTLDTPGETLAAQRAARRVDIENDLEAYLLLTSHADSLRSSEYYRDALKTRLAELAPRSALGEASGDREEMTGLIVRQTDAFVDGLAAGLAEPFEPDRSLIQAAIAVVDVPPTLDGLYGRIRREALARLPPLGLPDAVPEEHLGLFAPAGIVPGFFTRDGWDRVVKDRFQQASANPAAEYWVLGRTADDLPPELRDPDAVYDGLMSRYQADYVESWTRFLHSVRYKDVSGSAAEARLAILGSATDSPIGWLLAVVTEQTTLPAEDTAPRQQGLLDRAASAVGLGDDEEEGEEEAPRNPIAEAFAGIHRLNAPGLPAGEADEGLYAALEALSQFGRRIAGAAGDPGMAADLLAVTKDEVEQGTRGMDRQTRFNLFFAPLDISQQLAVREAGAAAAAGVAEAGAAAAQEALDTALEAYGRIAGRYPFDPSSSRDAALDDARAFFDPSGGELVTLEAALGGGGSPALQNAITRGKAIGRALFGGDMTFRLQPDLPTYSSDAARRALAVDAVAVGIQGTNSVYQLGTPRWADFRWPGAPGAFVTVQRQLGPLTQDFEGDWAVFRLMEAASIRPRGGTAYDVSWSFRDGPHTVTVRYEMRTTSENSPLANPSGVLRFSLPRSAN; from the coding sequence ATGACGCCTCGCTCCATCCTGTTCTCCGTGCTCGGCGCCGCTGGCATCGGCGGCGTGCTCCTGACGCTGCTCCGCTACGGGATGCCGATGACGACGATCCTGCTGCTCGTGATCGGGCTGCTGGTGACGGCCGTCGGCGCGCTGGCCGCCTCGGCCATGAAGGCCCGGCGCAACAAGGGCGGCAACATCGAGGACGCGCTCAAGGCGCAGTCGGCACGGGAGGCGGCGCAGGTCGCGCCCGACCGCAAGGCCGAGATCGACCGGATGCAGACTTCGTTCGACGAGGCCATCGCCCGCCTGAAGGCGTCCAGCCTGGGCGGCGGCGGGTTCTTCGGGAAGGGCAAGAAGGCGCTCTACGCGCTGCCCTGGTACCTCTTCGTCGGCCCCCCCGGCGCGGGCAAGACGACGGCGCTGCTGGAGAGCGGGCTTCGCTTCCCGGCCGGTGCCGAGCGCGTTCGTGGCGTCGGCGGGACGCGCAACTGCGACTGGTTCTTCACCGACGAGGCCATCCTCCTCGACACCGCCGGGCGCTACACCACCGAGGACGAGGACCGGGAGGAGTGGAACGCTTTCCTGGACGCCCTCAAGGACAGCCGCCCGGACCGTCCCGTCAACGGCGTCCTAGTCGGCATCTCCGCGCAGGACCTGCTGGGCGACGAGCGCGACCTGGAGGACCACGCCGACACCATCCGCCGCCGCGTCGACGAGCTGGTCGGCCAGCTGGGGCTGCGGCTGCCGGTCTACCTCGTGGTCACCAAGACCGACCTCGTGCCGGGCTTCGTCGAGTTCTTCGGCGAGCTGGACCGCGAGGCGCGCGAGCAGGTCTGGGGCGCCACCGTCGAGCCCTACTCCACCGCCGACCCGCAGGAGGTCGTCGAGCGCGAGTTCGACGGGCTCATGGAGCGGCTCCGGCCGCTGCGCAACCAGCGCCTCTCGCGCAACCTGCGCCGCGAGGAGCGCCAGCGCGTCTACGACTTCCCGCTGGAGTTCGGCGCGATGCGTGACCGGCTCGCCAGGTTCTCCGGCCTCGTCTTCGCCCCGAGCCCGCTCGCCGACGGGCCGCTCTTCCGCGGCTTCTACTTCACGAGCGGCACGCAGGAGGGCGCGCCCATCGACCGCGTCATCGGCGCGCTCGCCCAGCAGTTCGGCCTGCGGACGCCACCGCCGCCGCGCCCGCCCGAGCAGCCGAAGAGCTACTTCCTGAAAGATGTCTTCACGGACGTCGTCTTCCCCGACCAGCACGTCGCCCGGCGGACGAAGCGCGCGGCCGGGGCTACGTGGCGGGCCATGACGCGGACCGGCCTCGCCGCCCTCGGCGTCGCCGCGCTGGCGGCCATCCTGCTCGGCTTCGCGGGCGCCCGCAGCAGCCTCCAGATGCGCCGCGTGCTCGACCGTGCCCAGGAGGCCACGCAGGCCGTCTTCCGCACCGACGGCGCCCGGTACTCCGACGTGAACCGCCTGGAGCGGATGCGCGAGGAGGTGGATGCGCTCATCGCGCCGAGCCCGCTCCGCCGCACGTTGCTGCTGGGCCTCGACCGGTCCTCGACCCTCAGGGAGCCCGCCCAGCGGCTCTACTACGCCGAGGCGCGCGAGCTGGTCGCCGTCTACGCCATGACCCGTCTGCGCGCGTCGCTGGAGCGGTCGCGCCGCTTCAACGAGCCCGACACGCTCGACACGCCGGGCGAGACGCTCGCCGCCCAGCGCGCCGCGCGCCGGGTCGACATCGAGAACGACCTGGAGGCGTACCTCCTCCTCACGTCGCATGCCGACTCGCTCCGCTCCAGCGAGTACTACCGGGACGCGCTCAAGACGCGCCTCGCCGAGCTGGCCCCGCGCAGCGCCCTCGGCGAGGCGTCGGGCGACCGCGAGGAGATGACCGGCCTGATCGTCCGCCAGACCGATGCCTTCGTAGACGGCCTCGCCGCGGGCCTGGCCGAGCCCTTCGAGCCCGACCGCTCCCTCATCCAGGCCGCCATCGCGGTGGTCGACGTGCCGCCGACGCTCGACGGCCTCTACGGGCGCATCCGGCGCGAGGCGCTCGCCCGGCTGCCACCCCTCGGCCTGCCGGACGCCGTGCCCGAAGAACACCTCGGGCTGTTCGCCCCGGCCGGGATCGTGCCGGGGTTTTTTACTCGTGACGGCTGGGACCGCGTGGTGAAGGACCGCTTCCAGCAGGCGTCCGCCAACCCGGCCGCCGAGTACTGGGTCCTCGGCCGCACCGCCGACGACCTCCCGCCCGAGCTCCGCGACCCCGACGCCGTCTACGACGGCCTGATGAGCCGCTACCAGGCGGACTACGTCGAATCGTGGACGCGCTTCCTGCACTCGGTCCGCTACAAGGACGTGTCCGGCTCGGCCGCCGAGGCGCGGCTCGCCATCCTGGGCTCGGCGACCGACTCGCCCATCGGCTGGCTGCTGGCCGTCGTGACCGAGCAGACGACGCTGCCCGCCGAGGACACCGCTCCTCGCCAGCAGGGTCTCCTGGACCGCGCCGCCAGCGCCGTCGGCCTCGGGGACGACGAGGAGGAGGGCGAGGAGGAGGCGCCCCGCAACCCGATCGCCGAGGCCTTCGCGGGCATCCACCGCCTCAACGCGCCCGGCCTGCCCGCGGGCGAGGCCGACGAAGGCCTGTACGCCGCTCTGGAGGCGCTCTCGCAGTTCGGCCGCCGCATCGCGGGCGCCGCCGGCGACCCCGGCATGGCCGCCGACCTGCTGGCCGTCACCAAGGACGAGGTGGAGCAGGGCACCCGCGGCATGGACCGCCAGACGCGCTTCAACCTGTTCTTCGCGCCGCTCGACATCTCGCAGCAACTCGCGGTCCGCGAGGCCGGGGCTGCCGCCGCCGCCGGGGTCGCCGAGGCGGGCGCCGCCGCGGCGCAGGAGGCGCTCGACACGGCCCTCGAAGCCTACGGCCGCATCGCCGGGCGCTACCCGTTCGACCCGTCCAGCTCGCGCGACGCGGCCCTCGACGACGCCCGCGCCTTCTTCGACCCCTCCGGCGGCGAACTCGTCACGCTGGAGGCCGCGCTCGGCGGCGGCGGCTCGCCCGCCCTCCAGAACGCCATCACCCGCGGCAAGGCCATCGGGCGCGCGCTCTTCGGCGGCGACATGACGTTCCGCCTCCAGCCGGATCTCCCGACCTACTCGTCCGACGCTGCCCGCCGGGCCCTCGCCGTCGACGCCGTCGCGGTGGGCATCCAGGGCACCAACAGCGTCTACCAGCTCGGCACGCCGCGCTGGGCGGACTTCCGCTGGCCGGGCGCGCCGGGCGCCTTCGTCACCGTGCAGCGCCAGCTGGGTCCGCTCACGCAGGACTTCGAGGGCGACTGGGCTGTCTTCCGGTTGATGGAGGCCGCGTCCATCCGTCCGCGCGGCGGGACGGCCTACGACGTCTCGTGGTCGTTCCGCGACGGTCCCCACACGGTCACGGTGCGCTACGAGATGCGAACGACTTCGGAGAACTCGCCGCTGGCCAACCCCTCGGGCGTCCTCCGGTTCTCGCTGCCGCGGTCGGCGAACTAG
- the tssJ gene encoding type VI secretion system lipoprotein TssJ has product MTRLPLALVAVLALASGGCGLLGGGGGPVVADTPPDAPAALPPGPTAFTLVGEAEMNAGGNAARLYLYPLVSDATFLATPIQVFWADPEAALADDLSGPVRDATVRPGSTASLEEVTLDGAPFLGIAADLRAPSGDAWRAVLPASQVRGKTIRVTVTEGGLVVTSQ; this is encoded by the coding sequence ATGACCCGTCTCCCGCTCGCCCTCGTCGCCGTCCTCGCGCTCGCCTCCGGCGGATGCGGCCTGTTGGGAGGGGGCGGAGGGCCCGTCGTCGCGGACACCCCACCGGATGCGCCCGCGGCCCTGCCGCCGGGCCCGACCGCCTTCACGCTCGTCGGCGAGGCCGAGATGAACGCGGGCGGCAACGCGGCGCGCCTCTACCTGTACCCGCTCGTGAGCGACGCCACGTTCCTCGCGACGCCCATCCAGGTCTTCTGGGCCGACCCCGAGGCCGCCCTCGCCGATGACCTGAGCGGGCCCGTTCGCGACGCGACCGTGCGGCCGGGCAGCACGGCCTCGCTGGAGGAGGTGACGCTCGACGGCGCCCCCTTCCTCGGCATCGCCGCCGACCTGCGGGCGCCCAGCGGCGACGCGTGGCGGGCCGTCCTCCCGGCCTCGCAGGTGCGCGGGAAGACGATCCGCGTGACGGTGACGGAGGGCGGCCTGGTGGTGACCTCGCAGTAG
- the tssK gene encoding type VI secretion system baseplate subunit TssK, protein MGRRRVRAQRLPEPTLTPPVSDRRRVVWYEGMTLDPHHLQQWDRAIRADLDARVDAVSRYGWGLAHLDLDADRLANGEVAVSAVRAVMPDGLPVRLPQDGPVPAARDVRDGLGPTADRVRVYLAVPSVRAGGANVLLDGAAARRETRFIAETAAVVDDTTGADERDVQVGRLNARLLFDGEPRADFVTVPIAEVVRAADGTFAADPAYLAPSVQTGATPALDGLVRGLTERLAARAGEFARRWQAVRNQREISPADVTAQAVLAAAAASTPRLDHLRRTEAHPSAVFGEMLGLAGRLWAAVPGTGPSPSDLPHYDHAEPTGPFRELVAAIDQLLGGRAPKQNYTRVPFVRRRANLFQAALAPELMAAPDLVLAVRREGVSPEHLRQMLPQMLRIASPDTIEAVIRSATLALAVQAAPTPPSGLPVDPRAAYFVPRRSGPFWDAIRDAGAMALFTPSEFADAEFELLAPTPG, encoded by the coding sequence ATGGGGAGGCGGCGTGTCCGTGCGCAGCGTCTTCCCGAACCCACCCTGACCCCGCCTGTGTCGGACCGTCGTCGCGTCGTCTGGTACGAGGGCATGACCCTCGACCCCCACCATCTCCAGCAGTGGGACCGCGCCATCCGCGCCGACCTCGACGCCCGCGTGGACGCCGTGTCGCGCTACGGCTGGGGCCTCGCCCACCTCGACCTCGACGCCGACCGGCTCGCCAACGGCGAGGTCGCCGTGAGCGCCGTCCGCGCGGTCATGCCGGACGGGCTGCCGGTGCGCCTGCCCCAGGACGGCCCCGTGCCCGCCGCCCGCGACGTGCGCGACGGGCTTGGCCCCACCGCAGACCGCGTCCGCGTCTACCTCGCCGTGCCGTCGGTCCGCGCCGGGGGCGCCAACGTGCTGCTGGACGGCGCCGCCGCGCGCCGCGAGACCCGCTTCATCGCCGAGACCGCCGCCGTCGTGGACGACACGACCGGAGCCGACGAGCGAGACGTGCAGGTCGGCCGCCTCAACGCGCGCCTGCTGTTCGACGGCGAGCCCCGCGCCGACTTCGTGACGGTCCCCATCGCCGAGGTCGTCCGCGCCGCCGACGGCACGTTCGCCGCCGACCCGGCCTACCTCGCGCCGTCCGTCCAGACCGGCGCGACGCCCGCGCTCGACGGGCTCGTCCGCGGCCTGACCGAGCGGCTGGCCGCCCGCGCCGGCGAGTTCGCGCGCCGCTGGCAGGCCGTCCGCAACCAGCGCGAAATCTCGCCCGCCGACGTGACCGCGCAGGCCGTCCTCGCCGCCGCCGCCGCGTCCACGCCGCGCCTGGACCACCTCCGCCGCACCGAGGCGCACCCCTCCGCCGTGTTCGGGGAGATGCTGGGCCTCGCCGGTCGCCTCTGGGCCGCCGTTCCCGGCACCGGCCCCTCGCCGAGCGACCTGCCGCACTACGACCACGCCGAGCCCACCGGCCCCTTCCGCGAGCTGGTCGCCGCCATCGACCAGCTGCTCGGCGGGCGGGCGCCGAAGCAGAACTACACCCGCGTGCCCTTCGTCCGGCGCCGCGCCAACCTGTTCCAGGCCGCGCTCGCGCCCGAGCTGATGGCCGCGCCCGACCTCGTGCTGGCCGTCCGCCGCGAGGGCGTCTCCCCGGAGCACCTCCGCCAGATGCTGCCGCAGATGCTGCGGATCGCGTCGCCGGACACCATCGAGGCCGTCATCCGGTCGGCCACGCTGGCCCTCGCCGTGCAGGCCGCGCCGACCCCACCCTCCGGGCTGCCCGTCGACCCGCGCGCCGCCTACTTCGTGCCGCGCCGCAGCGGCCCCTTCTGGGACGCCATCCGCGACGCGGGTGCGATGGCCCTCTTCACCCCGAGCGAGTTCGCCGACGCCGAGTTCGAGCTGCTCGCGCCGACGCCGGGCTGA